Genomic segment of Myxococcales bacterium:
CACGCGCCGCTCTTGATCATCCACGGCAGTGACGACCCGCAAGTATCGGTCGAGAGCGCCCGCAGCATCGACCGGGCAGCGGCAGGGTACGCACAGCTGATGCTCCTGCCGGGTGAGACGCACGCGAGTGTCCTCGCGGACGCAAGCGGTCGTGTCCGCTCTGCGGCTCGCTCGTGGTTCGACCGGCACTTGAAGGAAGCTCGGTAGAGCTGCTAGTCGCCGCTGGCCCGCTCGTCTTGCTGTGTGGCAAGCGGCAGGCGTACGTCGAAGCAGGCACCGCCGCTCTCGGACTTGCGGTAGGTCAGTGAGCCTGATTGGTTCTCGATCAAGCTGCGCGCGAGCGAGAGCCCAAGCCCGAGTCCGTGCGGCTTGCTGGTCACCAGCGGCTCGAACAGTCGATCGACGACCTGTTTTGGCACGCCGGTGCCGGTGTCCTCCACGCTCAAGACCACGTGAGATGCCGCGAGCGCGGCGTGAAATTTCAGCGTGCCGGCGCCGCTCATCGCCTCGATGGAATTGGCCACGAGATTGCTCAGGGCTTCCACCACTTGCGTGGCATCGACGGCCACGTCGGGGAGCTTGCCGAACTCGCGTACGACCACCAACTTGGGGCGCGCTGGCACCCGACGGAGCACGTCGTCCACCAGCGCGTCGATGCTGAACCGCTGGAGCATGGGGGCTCGGATGCGGGCGAAGTCCACCAGATCGGTGACGATGCGGTTGGCCTGCTGCACTTCCTCCAGCAAGATGTCCACCGCCCGGGCCACGTCGGGGTTCTCGTGCTGGCCGAGCAGGCGCCGCAGCACGAAGGAGGCGTTGGAGATCGCTCCCAGCGGATTGCGGATCTGGTGGGCCAGCCCGCCCG
This window contains:
- a CDS encoding PAS domain S-box protein, with protein sequence MGEAESSSQFPLSGEFLAAIVDAVAHPIFVKDRSFRFVMLNRAFCEMTGFNRELMLGKTDFDFFPHEESAFFRSKDEEMFASGAAVTIDEEPITDASGQRHILATTKVPLLGADGQPTHLVGIIHDITALKEAEERLRGANEDLEVRVAERTQALVATQQRLIRQERLAVVGQLAGGLAHQIRNPLGAISNASFVLRRLLGQHENPDVARAVDILLEEVQQANRIVTDLVDFARIRAPMLQRFSIDALVDDVLRRVPARPKLVVVREFGKLPDVAVDATQVVEALSNLVANSIEAMSGAGTLKFHAALAASHVVLSVEDTGTGVPKQVVDRLFEPLVTSKPHGLGLGLSLARSLIENQSGSLTYRKSESGGACFDVRLPLATQQDERASGD